One Aphidius gifuensis isolate YNYX2018 linkage group LG5, ASM1490517v1, whole genome shotgun sequence genomic region harbors:
- the LOC122857270 gene encoding protein retinal degeneration B isoform X2 gives MLIKEYRIPLPLTVEEYRIAQLYMIAKKSREESKGVGSGVEIIDNEPYTDGPGGSGQYTHKIYHVGSHLPGWFKSLLPKSALTAKEEAWNSYPYTKTRYTCPFVEKFSVEIETYYYPDNGHQDNVFKLSGSDLRNRIVDVIDIVKDQLYGADYVKEEDPKDFISEKTKRGPLYENWLDDYWTEVKDKKQPTSSGKSLMCAYKLCRVEFRYWGMQTKLEKFIHDVALRKTMVRAHRQAWAWQDEWIGLTMDDIREIEKQTQTMLKRKMAAVEAGELIDDLNDNYDDNTNSSITPQDKDVAKTLAATLGSIEKNEDPQSPLSIRKTSDVPIVNTIIDSEGDATPDDSPTTLLPPKTDDKFDNKKNWKRNSQTAHSPNTTKGFDVQMANWRMESIVRESESSDDEYFDCEDFGDDTSLAKWSSLDILNEKDDAPVVTLNKQDDSIFSPSYFQRVASERNPRKLHIRASASIDMSCPASPQHSPTHQPCRTTVLLIVMHAGSVLDANVDLTAKKSDVTTFRGAFESVMRQHYPTMVGHIAIRFVSCPSICTEGLGILSSLSPYSFDVSPSCIDTPQVTHDTIPIGAIPMLATSTPDYQDSITKVINSANQIYSDFIKCDEGKGFAGQISFIGDSVGSILAYDALCRTTNSQSRHDSENSILDNDNQQIINNNDIGDDGKHLTAPIPRRRSSSTSEGGHTQQCKLDFDVFEFFMFGSPLSLVLAYRKISTNGDKNYSICRPIVNQVYNLFHPTDPVAARLEPLISARFSHLPPVNVARYQKYPLGNGQPYHLLEAIQTNPQFFCESLNAPNTSLQHLRRMSDISIQSTMSGLIDNVPFHTVSTLSQKWWGNKRLDYALYCPDGLTNFPTNALPHLFHASYWESSDVIAFILRQIGRFDLPMLGGEEKELASFRPGQPREKWNKKRTSVKLKNVAANHRANDVIVREGAPQILIARFMYSPIDVIALTGEKVDIHVMKDAPGGEWTYITTEITDKNGRITYKIPDDKALSYGLYPIKMVVRGDHTSVDFFMAVIPPNTECVVFSIDGSFTASMSVTGRDPKVRAGAVDVARHWQELGYLIIYITARPDMQQQKVVSWLSQHNFPHGLVSFADGLSTDPLGHKTAYLNNLIQEHGVIIHHAYGSAKDINVYTAINLKQKQIIIIGKVSKKQQSYATILTDGYAAHLTQLQSHGGSRPAQGNARMVIPRGQFGLPGLNSSLRRRSSFRSTKRAISHPGFVGKTEILERSTSVGPIGKSRNSRTTKSTTSSDKL, from the exons ATGTTGATAAAAGAATACAGGATTCCATTACCTTTGACTGTTGAGGAATACAGAATAGCTCAACTTTATATGATAGcg aaaaaatcaagAGAAGAGAGTAAAGGCGTTGGCTCTGgtgttgaaataattgataatgagCCATATACTGATGGACCAGGTGGTTCTGGTCAATATacacataaaatatatcatgttGGTAGTCATTTACCTGGTTggtttaaaagtttattaccAAAATCAGCATTAACTGCTAAAGAAGAAGCATGGAATTCATATCCATATACTAAAACAAGATATACATGtccatttgttgaaaaattttcagttgaAATTGAAACATATTATTATCCTGATAATGGACATCAAgataatgtatttaaattatctggTAGTGATTTACGTAATAGaattgttgatgttattgatattgttaaaGATCAACTTTATGGTGCTGATTATGTTAAAGAAGAAGATCCAAAAGATTTTATATctgaaaaaactaaaagaggtccattatatgaaaattggCTTGATGATTATTGGACTGaagttaaagataaaaaacaacCAACATCAAGTGGTAAATCATTAATGTGTGCATATAAATTATGTCGTGTTGAATTTCGTTATTGGGGTATGCAaacaaaacttgaaaaatttattcatgatGTTGCATTAAGAAAAACAATGGTACGTGCACATAGACAAGCATGGGCATGGCAAGATGAATGGATTGGTTTAACAATGGATGATATAcgtgaaattgaaaaacaaacacaaacaatgttaaaaagaaaaatggctGCTGTTGAAGCTGgtgaattaattgatgatttaaatgataattatgatgataatacaaatTCAAGTATAACACCACAAGATAAAGATGTTGCTAAAACACTTGCAGCAACACTTGgtagtattgaaaaaaatgaagatcCACAATCACCATtatcaattagaaaaacatCTGATGTACCAATTGttaatacaattattgattCTGAAGGTGATGCAACACCTGATGATTCACCAACAACACTACTTCCAccaaa aactgatgataaatttgataacaaaaaaaattggaaaagaAATAGTCAAACAGCACATTCACCAAATACAACAAAAGGTTTTGATGTACAAATGGCTAATTGGCGAATGGAAAGTATCGTCCGTGAATCAGAATCTAGTGATGATGAATATTTCGATTGTGAag aTTTTGGAGATGATACGTCACTTGCTAAATGGAGCTCATTGGatatattgaatgaaaaagaTGATGCACCAGTAGtaacattaaataaacaagatgACAGTATATTTTCACCGTCATATTTTCAACGTGTTGCAAGTGAAAGAAATCCAAGAAAATTACATATACGTGCATCAGCAAGTATTGATATGTCATGTCCAGCATCACCTCAACATTCACCAACTCATCAACCATGTAGAACAacagtattattaattgtaatgcATGCTGGTAGTGTACTTGATGCAAATGTTGATTTAACAGCTAAAAAATCAGATGTAACAACATTTAGAGGTGCATTTGAATCAGTTATGAGACAACATTATCCAACAATGGTTGGACATATTGCAATAAGATTTGTATCATGTCCATCAATATGTACTGAAGGTCTTGGTATATTATCAAGTTTAAGTCCATATAGTTTTGATGTATCACCATCATGTATTGATACACCACAAGTAACACATGATACAATACCAATTGGTGCAATACCAATGCTTGCAACATCAACACCAGATTATCAAGATTcaataacaaaagttataaatagtgctaatcaaatatattcagattttataaaatgtgaTGAAGGTAAAGGTTTTGCTGgacaaatatcatttattggtGATTCAGTTGGTTCAATATTAGCATATGATGCATTATGTAGAACAACAAATTCACAATCACGTCATGATAGTGAAAATAGTATACTTGATAATGACaatcaacaaattataaataataatgatattggtGATGATGGTAAACATTTAACAGCACCAATACCAAGAAGaagatcatcatcaacaagtgAAGGAGGACATACACAACAATGTAAATTAGattttgatgtttttgaattttttatgtttggtAGTCCATTATCACTTGTATTGGCatacagaaaaatatcaacaaatggagataaaaattattcaatatgtCGACCAATTGTTAAtcaagtttataatttatttcatccaACTGATCCAGTTGCTGCTAGATTAGAACCACTTATATCAGCAAGATTTTCACATTTACCACCAGTTAATGTTGCTAGATATCAAAAATATCCACTTGGTAATGGACAACCTTATCATTTAc ttgaagCTATTCAAACAAatccacaatttttttgtgaaagcTTGAATGCACCAAATACATCGCTTCAACATCTACGACGAATGTCAGATATATCGATTCAAAGTACAATGTCTGGCCTTATTGACAATGTTCCATTTCACACTGTATCAACAT taAGTCAAAAATGGTGGGGTAATAAAAGACTTGATTATGCATTATATTGTCCTGATGGTTTAACAAATTTTCCAACAAATGCATTACCACATTTATTTCATGCAAGTTATTGGGAATCATCAGATGTTATTGCATTTATATTACGACAAATTGGAAGATTTGATTTACCAATGCTTGGTGGTGAAGAAAAAGAACTAGCATCATTTCGTCCAGGTCAACCACGTgaaaaatggaataaaaaacgtacatcagttaaattaaaaaatgtagcaGCAAATCATCGTGCAAATGATGTTATTGTACGTGAAGGTGCACCACAAATATTAATAGCACGTTTTATGTATAGTCCAATTGATGTTATTGCATTAACTGgtgaaaaagttgatatacaTGTTATGAAAGATGCACCTGGTGGTGAATGGACATATATTACAACTGAAATAACAGATAAAAATGGTAGAATAACATATAAAATACCAGATGATAAAGCATTATCATATGGTTTATATCCAATTAAAATGGTTGTACGTGGTGATCATACatctgttgatttttttatggCTGTTATACCACCAAATACAGAATGTGTTGTATTTAGTATTGATGGTTCATTTACAGCAAGTATGTCTGTTACTGGTAGAGATCCAAAAGTACGTGCTGGTGCTGTTGATGTTGCACGTCATTGGCAAGAATTaggatatttaataatatatattacagcAAGACCAGATATGCAACAACAAAAAGTTGTATCATGGTTATCACAACATAATTTTCCACATGGTCTTGTATCATTTGCTGATGGTTTATCAACTGATCCACTTGGTCATAAAACagcatatttaaataatttaatacaagAACATGGTGTTATAATACATCATGCATATGGTTCAGCAAAAGATATTAATGTTTATAcagcaattaatttaaaacaaaaacaaattattattattggaaaagtatcaaaaaaacaacaatcatATGCAACAATATTAACTGATGGTTATGCGGCACATTTAACACAATTACAATCACATGGTGGATCAAGACCAGCACAGGGTAATGCTAGAATGGTTATACCAAGAGGACAATTTGGATTACCTGGTTTAAATTCATCACTACGACGAAGAAg tTCTTTTAGATCAACAAAACGTGCAATTTCACATCCAGGTTTTGTTGGTAAAACTGAAATTTTGGAAAGAAGCACGAGTGTTGGACCAATTGGTAAATCACGTAATTCTAgaacaacaaaatcaacaacatcatctgATAAACTATGA
- the LOC122857270 gene encoding protein retinal degeneration B isoform X1 has product MLIKEYRIPLPLTVEEYRIAQLYMIAKKSREESKGVGSGVEIIDNEPYTDGPGGSGQYTHKIYHVGSHLPGWFKSLLPKSALTAKEEAWNSYPYTKTRYTCPFVEKFSVEIETYYYPDNGHQDNVFKLSGSDLRNRIVDVIDIVKDQLYGADYVKEEDPKDFISEKTKRGPLYENWLDDYWTEVKDKKQPTSSGKSLMCAYKLCRVEFRYWGMQTKLEKFIHDVALRKTMVRAHRQAWAWQDEWIGLTMDDIREIEKQTQTMLKRKMAAVEAGELIDDLNDNYDDNTNSSITPQDKDVAKTLAATLGSIEKNEDPQSPLSIRKTSDVPIVNTIIDSEGDATPDDSPTTLLPPKTDDKFDNKKNWKRNSQTAHSPNTTKGFDVQMANWRMESIVRESESSDDEYFDCEEDFGDDTSLAKWSSLDILNEKDDAPVVTLNKQDDSIFSPSYFQRVASERNPRKLHIRASASIDMSCPASPQHSPTHQPCRTTVLLIVMHAGSVLDANVDLTAKKSDVTTFRGAFESVMRQHYPTMVGHIAIRFVSCPSICTEGLGILSSLSPYSFDVSPSCIDTPQVTHDTIPIGAIPMLATSTPDYQDSITKVINSANQIYSDFIKCDEGKGFAGQISFIGDSVGSILAYDALCRTTNSQSRHDSENSILDNDNQQIINNNDIGDDGKHLTAPIPRRRSSSTSEGGHTQQCKLDFDVFEFFMFGSPLSLVLAYRKISTNGDKNYSICRPIVNQVYNLFHPTDPVAARLEPLISARFSHLPPVNVARYQKYPLGNGQPYHLLEAIQTNPQFFCESLNAPNTSLQHLRRMSDISIQSTMSGLIDNVPFHTVSTLSQKWWGNKRLDYALYCPDGLTNFPTNALPHLFHASYWESSDVIAFILRQIGRFDLPMLGGEEKELASFRPGQPREKWNKKRTSVKLKNVAANHRANDVIVREGAPQILIARFMYSPIDVIALTGEKVDIHVMKDAPGGEWTYITTEITDKNGRITYKIPDDKALSYGLYPIKMVVRGDHTSVDFFMAVIPPNTECVVFSIDGSFTASMSVTGRDPKVRAGAVDVARHWQELGYLIIYITARPDMQQQKVVSWLSQHNFPHGLVSFADGLSTDPLGHKTAYLNNLIQEHGVIIHHAYGSAKDINVYTAINLKQKQIIIIGKVSKKQQSYATILTDGYAAHLTQLQSHGGSRPAQGNARMVIPRGQFGLPGLNSSLRRRSSFRSTKRAISHPGFVGKTEILERSTSVGPIGKSRNSRTTKSTTSSDKL; this is encoded by the exons ATGTTGATAAAAGAATACAGGATTCCATTACCTTTGACTGTTGAGGAATACAGAATAGCTCAACTTTATATGATAGcg aaaaaatcaagAGAAGAGAGTAAAGGCGTTGGCTCTGgtgttgaaataattgataatgagCCATATACTGATGGACCAGGTGGTTCTGGTCAATATacacataaaatatatcatgttGGTAGTCATTTACCTGGTTggtttaaaagtttattaccAAAATCAGCATTAACTGCTAAAGAAGAAGCATGGAATTCATATCCATATACTAAAACAAGATATACATGtccatttgttgaaaaattttcagttgaAATTGAAACATATTATTATCCTGATAATGGACATCAAgataatgtatttaaattatctggTAGTGATTTACGTAATAGaattgttgatgttattgatattgttaaaGATCAACTTTATGGTGCTGATTATGTTAAAGAAGAAGATCCAAAAGATTTTATATctgaaaaaactaaaagaggtccattatatgaaaattggCTTGATGATTATTGGACTGaagttaaagataaaaaacaacCAACATCAAGTGGTAAATCATTAATGTGTGCATATAAATTATGTCGTGTTGAATTTCGTTATTGGGGTATGCAaacaaaacttgaaaaatttattcatgatGTTGCATTAAGAAAAACAATGGTACGTGCACATAGACAAGCATGGGCATGGCAAGATGAATGGATTGGTTTAACAATGGATGATATAcgtgaaattgaaaaacaaacacaaacaatgttaaaaagaaaaatggctGCTGTTGAAGCTGgtgaattaattgatgatttaaatgataattatgatgataatacaaatTCAAGTATAACACCACAAGATAAAGATGTTGCTAAAACACTTGCAGCAACACTTGgtagtattgaaaaaaatgaagatcCACAATCACCATtatcaattagaaaaacatCTGATGTACCAATTGttaatacaattattgattCTGAAGGTGATGCAACACCTGATGATTCACCAACAACACTACTTCCAccaaa aactgatgataaatttgataacaaaaaaaattggaaaagaAATAGTCAAACAGCACATTCACCAAATACAACAAAAGGTTTTGATGTACAAATGGCTAATTGGCGAATGGAAAGTATCGTCCGTGAATCAGAATCTAGTGATGATGAATATTTCGATTGTGAag aagaTTTTGGAGATGATACGTCACTTGCTAAATGGAGCTCATTGGatatattgaatgaaaaagaTGATGCACCAGTAGtaacattaaataaacaagatgACAGTATATTTTCACCGTCATATTTTCAACGTGTTGCAAGTGAAAGAAATCCAAGAAAATTACATATACGTGCATCAGCAAGTATTGATATGTCATGTCCAGCATCACCTCAACATTCACCAACTCATCAACCATGTAGAACAacagtattattaattgtaatgcATGCTGGTAGTGTACTTGATGCAAATGTTGATTTAACAGCTAAAAAATCAGATGTAACAACATTTAGAGGTGCATTTGAATCAGTTATGAGACAACATTATCCAACAATGGTTGGACATATTGCAATAAGATTTGTATCATGTCCATCAATATGTACTGAAGGTCTTGGTATATTATCAAGTTTAAGTCCATATAGTTTTGATGTATCACCATCATGTATTGATACACCACAAGTAACACATGATACAATACCAATTGGTGCAATACCAATGCTTGCAACATCAACACCAGATTATCAAGATTcaataacaaaagttataaatagtgctaatcaaatatattcagattttataaaatgtgaTGAAGGTAAAGGTTTTGCTGgacaaatatcatttattggtGATTCAGTTGGTTCAATATTAGCATATGATGCATTATGTAGAACAACAAATTCACAATCACGTCATGATAGTGAAAATAGTATACTTGATAATGACaatcaacaaattataaataataatgatattggtGATGATGGTAAACATTTAACAGCACCAATACCAAGAAGaagatcatcatcaacaagtgAAGGAGGACATACACAACAATGTAAATTAGattttgatgtttttgaattttttatgtttggtAGTCCATTATCACTTGTATTGGCatacagaaaaatatcaacaaatggagataaaaattattcaatatgtCGACCAATTGTTAAtcaagtttataatttatttcatccaACTGATCCAGTTGCTGCTAGATTAGAACCACTTATATCAGCAAGATTTTCACATTTACCACCAGTTAATGTTGCTAGATATCAAAAATATCCACTTGGTAATGGACAACCTTATCATTTAc ttgaagCTATTCAAACAAatccacaatttttttgtgaaagcTTGAATGCACCAAATACATCGCTTCAACATCTACGACGAATGTCAGATATATCGATTCAAAGTACAATGTCTGGCCTTATTGACAATGTTCCATTTCACACTGTATCAACAT taAGTCAAAAATGGTGGGGTAATAAAAGACTTGATTATGCATTATATTGTCCTGATGGTTTAACAAATTTTCCAACAAATGCATTACCACATTTATTTCATGCAAGTTATTGGGAATCATCAGATGTTATTGCATTTATATTACGACAAATTGGAAGATTTGATTTACCAATGCTTGGTGGTGAAGAAAAAGAACTAGCATCATTTCGTCCAGGTCAACCACGTgaaaaatggaataaaaaacgtacatcagttaaattaaaaaatgtagcaGCAAATCATCGTGCAAATGATGTTATTGTACGTGAAGGTGCACCACAAATATTAATAGCACGTTTTATGTATAGTCCAATTGATGTTATTGCATTAACTGgtgaaaaagttgatatacaTGTTATGAAAGATGCACCTGGTGGTGAATGGACATATATTACAACTGAAATAACAGATAAAAATGGTAGAATAACATATAAAATACCAGATGATAAAGCATTATCATATGGTTTATATCCAATTAAAATGGTTGTACGTGGTGATCATACatctgttgatttttttatggCTGTTATACCACCAAATACAGAATGTGTTGTATTTAGTATTGATGGTTCATTTACAGCAAGTATGTCTGTTACTGGTAGAGATCCAAAAGTACGTGCTGGTGCTGTTGATGTTGCACGTCATTGGCAAGAATTaggatatttaataatatatattacagcAAGACCAGATATGCAACAACAAAAAGTTGTATCATGGTTATCACAACATAATTTTCCACATGGTCTTGTATCATTTGCTGATGGTTTATCAACTGATCCACTTGGTCATAAAACagcatatttaaataatttaatacaagAACATGGTGTTATAATACATCATGCATATGGTTCAGCAAAAGATATTAATGTTTATAcagcaattaatttaaaacaaaaacaaattattattattggaaaagtatcaaaaaaacaacaatcatATGCAACAATATTAACTGATGGTTATGCGGCACATTTAACACAATTACAATCACATGGTGGATCAAGACCAGCACAGGGTAATGCTAGAATGGTTATACCAAGAGGACAATTTGGATTACCTGGTTTAAATTCATCACTACGACGAAGAAg tTCTTTTAGATCAACAAAACGTGCAATTTCACATCCAGGTTTTGTTGGTAAAACTGAAATTTTGGAAAGAAGCACGAGTGTTGGACCAATTGGTAAATCACGTAATTCTAgaacaacaaaatcaacaacatcatctgATAAACTATGA